In the Besnoitia besnoiti strain Bb-Ger1 chromosome IX, whole genome shotgun sequence genome, GACGGAAAGCGTATATACGACTACTTtgcgcgtctgtcttcgcaggcgagggagcgTGGCGGCAAGGTTGTTCAGCTTCTTGGTAACCACGATGTCATGAATATTTGTGGAGATTTCAGATATGCACACCCTTCAGAGACAAAGGAGTTTGGAGGACCATCCGGGCGCCGTCGGCAGTTTATGGATGATGGAAGTTATGGCCGATTGCTTCGATCGTACCCAGCGGCCGTCAAGGTGGATGGAGTCGTCTTTTCCCATGCTGGTATTCCGAAGGAGTTTGCCGATATGGGACTTTTGAAACTTACAAACCAGCTTCACGAAGAACTAGCTGACGATTGCAAACTTCACAACACCCGTTTCTACAACGAGGTCACTGCGTTATCGCCGTCCAGTGATTTATTTGTGGCTGGCTCTCATGGACCTCTCTGGACCCGCGTTTTCTCCATGGGGGAGACGTCGAGGATTTGTGAGGAGCTTGACAATACCCTAGCGGCACTGGGGGCTGGAAAAATGGTTATCGGTCACACAGTGCAGGAATCTGGTAATATTGAAGCGTACTGCGATGGGAGGCTCCTCCTCATTGACACGGGAATCAGTAGGTACGTAGCTAATTCGCCCAGGATGCTTGAAATTCATGATGGAGCTTTCTATGAGTGGAAGGCCGATGTCGCGGAGCAGGGCAGCGGTGAGCCTCGAGTGCGGGCTAGCAAGCGTCGACTGAATGTGCCAGCGCTGAGGGAACAGCCTGACGCGGACAGCCCGCCACAACGCGGCGACGATGACACAGCGCGAGCACAAACTCCTCCGCCGGAGGGAGCTCGAAGCGATGAACTCTAACCCGCTGCAGTTGAATCTGAGTGCTCGTTTCCGCTGTGCGCGAGTTGCTGCGGTCTTGCTCCACTGGAGTTAAAAGACTCCTGTATGTGCGTTTTGCAACCATTGCGTGCTCAAGAGAACTTACGCAGGTTCTTACATCAATGACGATAATGACTAGTCTACGCACGTTGTGTGTGAGTGTATTGTGTGTCCCTTTGGACCCCTGTACGAGAGCCGCATGGATTCTCTGTTACTTGGGGAAACAGTCTCAGTACGCCGGAGCTCTCGAAGTAGAAAATCCGCGTATTCATCCCTTACGCTGTTCGAGAGACTGAGAGGAGACTCACGCGCACGCAGTTTTGTTTGCAGGGGTGGCGTTCCTGCCCCAGCAACTTACTCTAGCCAGCCGCTTTATTTGATCAGGGTTTTGATGCCGAATTTAGTAGCTATACCAGAACTGCACAAGTTGAAAACCTTGAGTATTAACTGAAATCGTAGAGATATATGATTGCAATATTCGTGGGTACGCGATGGCTGGCATGAGATAACGGCCACATGTTTGCAAAATAATCGCCCTCTGGCACTGCAGCCACAGTCCCATAAGGATGGAAGGGAGCCATAAGCTCAGCATGCGGTGACGCACGATAACTCCCAGGTGGCGTCAAGTACAAGATAACTGGCGACGGGGAGATATGAAAAGCACACACTTTGCATGGTAGTTTGGCTAGGGGCATTGGATGAATTTTCTCGATAGGAGGTGATCATATTCTGTCTCGGTGCGGGGCGGCATGGAAAGCTGCCGCATAGGTTACCTCACCGGGAGTAGATATATCCGCCCGTGTTTCTCAGGTTAGCTGATGAGCCGGACTCAATTTTCCAGTCGCAATCTCATCCGTCTGCCCCCACTTCACCACTGGTCACATGCAGCTCCGAGTAGCTGCTTGTGTTTTCGCGGCGACTCGTCTGGGGCGCTTTGCTTGTTTGCGAGCGTTCAGCTTCTCACGGAATAAGAGTtacgcggccgccgaccaGGTTGCAGTAGCTACTCTATGGGGGCCCACCGCCTTTTGGCCCTTAGGACTCTTCAGTTTCGGTCAAGGGTGAGGTGACCAAGAAGCAGACACGGCGCTCGCGGGAACGAAGTGTCAGTGCGGAGCGTAAAGAACACCAGCTGAGTGGGTTCGGCCGCTTTCACCTGACAACGCGCACAGTTCGGGCGCAAGATTTTTGACTTCCGGCCGTTCCCTGGTGCTGCTGCGGAATGCTCCTGGGCTCATGAGTGAGAAAAATCTTGCGTGCATATAGCCGCAAAAAGGCGTACTTGTAGAAACAACTACTCGTACGTAAACTCTTGTGTATCTCCCAGGCAAAGCGAGAACGGTTACCGCCGAGCCTCGTAAAGACTTCCAGAGGGCATAGCTATACGGAACAGTAACGAGAGTGAtttccttcgtcttcgcaaCGATGGAGGAGGCGAATAACTCTTCGGCGGTTGCCTGGGGCCAACAACTGGAGGAGCTCCTTGTCCGGGAGGCAGGGCATCACAAAATCAGGGGCGGTGTGAGAACCCTGTACGAAGCAGGGGGCAAAGGGCAGCTATTAGCAATGACTGAAAAACTGCTTTCTCCTGCAACGAAGACCGTGGCGATCCTTGTAGGCTCTGCAAACTGTACCATCATGTGGCCCCCCACAGACACTGACGGTCCTGGTGGCGCATTTGCCGTGGCGCGAACACTTCAGCTGCTCAGCAAGAAGATTATCATCGTAACGGGTAAGCGGAATGTTCCTTGCAGTCGGCTGTCCAGTCCTGTCTGTGCCTGTATCCTGTTCCTCGCGGATCTGGTGACACACCAGTTATAACCTGTATCTGCGCTGGATCTGTGTTGATAGACGAACTGAACAACAAGCAGGTGTTTGAGGCCCTCAAGAAGGCGGGGCTTGTGATGATGGAGACTGACGTCGTGACCGAATCCGACATGCAGGTAATGACCAGATTCACGGTAACTACCTGCAAGGACGATGCTGGAAGGGGCGAAGCGCATCCTTAGTCGAAATTGTTGGAGGCTTTGCTTATTCTTCAGGAGGTTCCGACCGAGACTGCCGTGTACATCAAGTTCCCCTGCCAGCGTAACTGGTCCCAAACAGACGACATCCGGCTCCAGAAAGTGTACGATGCAGTGGACTTTATTCTCAACCTCGGAAGGTCAGTGAAATGCCGGTGACTTTTCGTCAGTACAAAAGGAGGATTACGCAGTGCTTCGTTACCAATGTTGGTTTATCCGAGGTGACTATCTTGTGTTTGCAATTTCGCAGACCAGGACCCGGACAAGAAGGCGAAACCCGGGCGCACGACAGGGCGAATATGACATCGTTTGACTCGCCGTTCAAATTTTTCTTTACTCGCCCGGAAAGATTTGCTCTGCGACCTGATCACCACCCCCCTACTGCAGTCATCGGCGAGCTGGGTGAGGGCCGAGTGAACATGGTTGGATCATGACCTCACCAACTCGAAGTGTAGAGCCCACCGGGACCCTCGTGGTGGCTTTTTTCATTGTATGTTTCAGGAAACGAGCTGGGAATGGGACCGCTTGTCGCATGTGTCAAAGAAAACGTTGAGCACGGAGAA is a window encoding:
- a CDS encoding Ser/Thr phosphatase family protein (encoded by transcript BESB_012160), with product MFCRPFLQSWMSRDNSCSALSRSVRPRSPWQKMCRRPAAGATAAATGQTWRMRELSVRDQGGMSLSAFVLLFCFTCFTQCPVVAFTSESLDFHWPGSRIVAIGDLHGDLGNTVLLLYGAGVVDENGDWIGGDTLLVQTGDIVDRGPDGKRIYDYFARLSSQARERGGKVVQLLGNHDVMNICGDFRYAHPSETKEFGGPSGRRRQFMDDGSYGRLLRSYPAAVKVDGVVFSHAGIPKEFADMGLLKLTNQLHEELADDCKLHNTRFYNEVTALSPSSDLFVAGSHGPLWTRVFSMGETSRICEELDNTLAALGAGKMVIGHTVQESGNIEAYCDGRLLLIDTGISRYVANSPRMLEIHDGAFYEWKADVAEQGSGEPRVRASKRRLNVPALREQPDADSPPQRGDDDTARAQTPPPEGARSDEL
- a CDS encoding hypothetical protein (encoded by transcript BESB_012170) produces the protein MEEANNSSAVAWGQQLEELLVREAGHHKIRGGVRTLYEAGGKGQLLAMTEKLLSPATKTVAILVGSANCTIMWPPTDTDGPGGAFAVARTLQLLSKKIIIVTDELNNKQVFEALKKAGLVMMETDVVTESDMQEVPTETAVYIKFPCQRNWSQTDDIRLQKVYDAVDFILNLGRPGPGQEGETRAHDRANMTSFDSPFKFFFTRPERFALRPDHHPPTAVIGELGNELGMGPLVACVKENVEHGEDIACAVSADCILVATTANWGAWGLSTMLALMSTASGESLLTEDLLPDVMSQRVILKTLVEEGARCGLTWTRDEIVDKFEAEENWKFIHDLRQLAMSIRRSFQGAITPPSHGKGQAVTSPNLLESTLSQNVRDPRAGA